The following proteins come from a genomic window of Nicotiana tomentosiformis chromosome 12, ASM39032v3, whole genome shotgun sequence:
- the LOC138902425 gene encoding uncharacterized protein — MRTEEANRLKDEESERLKEKMKYLSLNSSKANLVESSSMFLVSSSTFVKDRFKEKQKKGQKKGHVKKQNYFNKLEGHIQKSKGPCYLCGKIGHKGFQCNQRQGQSSKKRGKAPFQANLTEGDDVIAVVVVEANMVANKTDCILDTGTSWHLCASKELFHDFEEAGDGECVYMGNSTTTGVMEAKYTKNPFKNITSRKTELLELVHSDLAVIANEHENELRRSKRCRLETSFGPDFITAFLTENIDLDNFGDELVSIYLIEEDPKTYNEAMKSIDASYKPISSKWIFKKKLRPDSTIEKYKTRLVIRGFNQKKDIDYFDTYSSVTKIATIRTLIALAAIHN, encoded by the exons ATGAGGACTGAGGAAGCAAACCGTCTCAAAGATGAGGAGTCTGAACGACTTaaggaaaagatgaaatatctctCTCTTAATTCTTCTAAAGCTAACCTTGTGGAATCTTCTAGTATGTTTTTGGTATCTTCTAGTACGTTTGTGAAAGACAGGTTTAAAGAAAAACAGAAGAAAGGCCAGAAGAAAGGACATGTGAAGAAGCAGAATTACTTCAATAAGCTGGAGGGCCATATTCAAAAGTCGAAAGGACCTTGCTATCTCTGCGGCAAAATTGGTCACAAGGGCTTTCAGTGCAACCAGAGACAAGGACAAAGCTCAAAGAAGAGAGGAAAAGCTCCATTCCAAGCTAACCTTACTGAGGGTGATGATGTCATTGCTGTTGTGGTCGTTGAGGCGAACATGGTGGCTAACAAAACTGACTGTATACTGGACACAGGAACTTCATGGCACCTTTGCGCCAGCAAGGAGCTGTTTCATGACTTTGAGGAAGCTGGTGATGGCGAGTGTGTCTACATGGGTAACTCCACTACAACTGGAGTTATGG AAGCAAAATATACCAAAAATCCTTTTAAGAATATAACTAGTAGAAAGACAGAATTGCTTGAACTAGTACATTCAGACTTAGC TGTTATTGCTAATGAGCATGAAAATGAACTTAGAAGGAGTAAGAGATGTAGACTTGAAACTAGCTTCGGTCCTGACTTTATCACTGCTTTCTTGACTGAAAATATTGATCTTGATAATTTTGGTGATGAATTAGTGTCAATATATTTAATAGAAGAAGACCCTAAGACTTATAATGAAGCAATGAAGTCAATAGATGCTA GTTATAAACCCATAAGTAGCAAGTGGATATTTAAGAAGAAATTGAGACCTGATAGTACAATTGAGAAATATAAGACTAGACTTGTTATTAGGGGTTTTAACCAAAAGAAAGacattgattactttgacacataTTCTTCTGTGACTAAGATAGCGACTATTAGAACTCTTATTGCTTTAGCCGCTATTCATAATTAG
- the LOC138902426 gene encoding uncharacterized protein — translation MAITLNKILPDLSKLEPLDGNNYKCWSQKLLIFFEQLEVDYVLFNKSPADVVDDNSNTVTTVIVDDTAKKKFEKDNKTVQGHLLNHMTNPLFDLFINYKSAKVIWDSLEKKYGADDAEKKKYVVRKWIKFQMVDNKPIMEQVHEYENLIADVLNEGMEMCEIHQANVLLEKFPPS, via the coding sequence ATGGCTATCactttgaacaaaatacttccTGATCTGTCAAAGCTTGAACCTTTAGATGGAAACAATTATAAGTGTTGGTCCCAgaaacttttaattttctttgAACAGTTAGAAGTTGATTACGTTTTGTTTAATAAATCACCTGCTGATGTTGTTGATGATAATTCTAATACTGTTACtactgttattgttgatgatactgCTAAGAAGAAATTTGAAAAAGATAATAAAACTGTTCAAGGGCATCTGCTTAACCATATGACTAACCCTCTCTTTGATttgtttataaattataaatCTGCTAAAGTCATATGGGATAGTTTGGAGAAGAAATATGGCGCAGATGATGCGGAAAAAAAGAAGTATGTGGTTCGAAAGTGGATCAAGTTTCAGATGGTtgataataagccaatcatggagcAGGTTCACGAGTATGAAAACTTGATTGCTGATGTTTTGAACGAAGGCATGGAGATGTGTGAGATTCATCAGGCTAATGTTCTGCTTGAAAAGTTTCCACCTTCCTAG
- the LOC104118315 gene encoding protein HIGH CHLOROPHYLL FLUORESCENCE PHENOTYPE 173, chloroplastic, which translates to MSATTATFTPVAFSNNNNPYNPIWRKVPNSLPNPIWTTSTTTNCKLSNSSFISRATSSSSSPETENEKKNKKKKKKVVIENEELKQEPEPEPEQEQQQELQSSSVSVIKRLDDVNPVGLGRRSRQMFDEVWRKFSGLGQISRTIRSDDESTLLIREGGPMCEFAIPGAQNTTVLVVGATSRVGRIVVRKLMLRGYTVKALVRKADPDVVDMLPRSVELVTGDVGDPSSLKDAVQGCSKIIYCATARSSITGDLIRVDHQGVYNLTKALQDYNNKLAQQRAGKSSKSKLLIAKFKSEDSLNGWEVRQGTYFQDVVASKYDGGMDATFEFTESGETIFSGYVFTRGGYVELSRKLSLPLGYTLDRYEGLVFSVGGNGRSYVVILEAGPSADTTQSKLYFARISTKAGFCRVRVPFSSFRPVSPDDPPLDPFLVHTLTIRFEPRRQRPIDGPSGVNQDLRSFQLIMEYIKALPTGQETDFVLVSCTGSGIEPTRREQVLRAKRAGEDSLRRSGLGYTIIRPGPLMEEPGGQRALIFDQGNRISQGISCADVADICVKALHDSTARNKSFDVCYEYVAEPGKELYELVAHLPDKANNYLTPALSVLEKNT; encoded by the exons ATGAGTGCTACTACTGCAACATTCACTCCAGTAGCatttagcaacaacaacaatccttACAATCCAATATGGAGAAAAGTACCCAATTCACTACCAAATCCAATATGGACAACTTCCACTACTACAAACTGCAAGCTCTCCAACAGTTCCTTTATTTCACGAGCAACTTCTTCATCGTCAAGCCCTGAAACTGAAAacgaaaagaaaaacaagaagaagaaaaaaaaagtagtaATTGAAAACGAAGAGCTAAAGCAAGAACCAGAGCCGGAACCAGAACAAGAGCAACAACAAGAGTTACAGTCATCTTCAGTTTCAGTTATAAAGAGATTGGATGATGTGAACCCAGTAGGATTAGGGAGACGTTCGCGTCAAATGTTCGATGAAGTGTGGCGTAAGTTTTCGGGATTAGGGCAGATTTCGAGAACAATCCGTTCTGATGATGAGAGTACTCTGCTTATTAGGGAAGGTGGGCCCATGTGTGAATTTGCAATTCCTGGTGCTCAGAATACTACTGTCCTTGTTGTTGGTGCGACTAGCCGTGTTGGTAGAATTGTTGTGCGCAAACTCATGCTAAGGGGTTACACTGTCAAG GCTTTAGTAAGGAAAGCTGATCCGGATGTGGTTGACATGTTACCAAGATCCGTGGAGTTGGTGACAGGGGACGTTGGTGATCCTTCTAGTCTAAAAGATGCAGTGCAAGGCTGCAGCAAAATCATCTATTGTGCCACTGCTCGTTCTTCAATCACGGGTGATCTCATCAGAGTTGATCATCAAGGGGTTTACAATCTAACCAAAGCTTTGCAG GACTACAATAATAAACTAGCACAGCAACGCGCCGGGAAGAGTAGCAAAAGCAAGCTTTTAATTGCAAAATTCAAGTCTGAAGATTCATTGAACGGGTGGGAAGTCCGTCAAGGGACATATTTCCAGGATGTGGTTGCTTCTAAGTATGATGGAGGAATGGATGCCACGTTTGAGTTTACTGAAAGCGGAGAGACTATTTTTTCAG GATATGTTTTCACAAGAGGAGGCTATGTTGAATTGTCAAGAAAACTGTCACTTCCTTTAGGTTATACTCTTGACAG GTACGAGGGTCTAGTATTCTCTGTTGGTGGGAATGGGAGATCTTATGTTGTAATTCTTGAAGCTGGTCCTTCAGCAGATACAACCCAAAGCAAACTGTATTTTGCCAGAATTAGCACAAAAGCAGGATTTTGCAGG GTGAGAGTTCCATTTTCCTCGTTTCGGCCGGTGAGTCCAGACGATCCACCACTGGATCCATTCCTTGTTCATACCTTGACCATACGCTTTGAGCCTAGAAGACAG AGGCCAATTGATGGACCTAGTGGGGTGAACCAAGATTTGAGAAGCTTTCAGCTAATTATGGAATATATTAAAGCTTTGCCT ACTGGGCAAGAAACTGACTTTGTCTTAGTATCATGTACGGGGTCGGGAATAGAGCCTACAAGACGGGAGCAAGTTTTGCGAGCCAAGAGG GCCGGTGAAGATTCATTAAGGAGGTCTGGCCTTGGATACACAATAATTCGCCCAGGTCCCCTGATG GAAGAACCAGGTGGTCAACGCGCGCTCATATTCGATCAAGGAAATCGTATATCCCAG GGAATCAGTTGTGCTGATGTGGCTGACATATGTGTGAAGGCATTGCATGATTCGACAGCCAGAAACAAGAGCTTTGAT GTATGTTATGAATACGTAGCTGAACCCGGGAAGGAGCTGTACGAGTTG GTTGCACATTTACCTGACAAAGCAAACAACTATTTAACACCAGCACTCTCAGTACTGGAGAAAAACACATGA